One segment of Anser cygnoides isolate HZ-2024a breed goose chromosome 5, Taihu_goose_T2T_genome, whole genome shotgun sequence DNA contains the following:
- the SRP14 gene encoding signal recognition particle 14 kDa protein translates to MVLLESEQFLTELTRLFQKCRTSGSVFITLKKYDGRTKPVPRKGHVESFEPADNKCLLRATDGKKKISTVVSSKEVNKFQMAYSNLLRANMDGLKKKDKKSKNKKSKATQ, encoded by the exons ATGGTGCTGCTGGAGAGCGAGCAg TTCCTGACGGAGCTGACGAGGCTGTTCCAGAAGTGCCGCACGTCCGGCAGCGTCTTCATCACGCTGAAGAAGT ATGATGGTCGAACAAAACCAGTCCCACGCAAAGGCCATGTAGAAAGCTTTGAACCTGCAGACAATAAGTGTCTTCTCAGAGCAACggatggaaagaagaaaatcagcacAGTG GTGAGCTCAAAGGAAGTAAATAAATTCCAGATG GCATATTCTAATTTGCTGAGAGCCAACATGGATGGCTTGaagaaaaaggacaagaaaagcaaaaacaagaaGAGTAAAGCAACACAGTGA